In Rhinopithecus roxellana isolate Shanxi Qingling chromosome 16, ASM756505v1, whole genome shotgun sequence, a single genomic region encodes these proteins:
- the LOC115893879 gene encoding LOW QUALITY PROTEIN: uncharacterized protein LOC115893879 (The sequence of the model RefSeq protein was modified relative to this genomic sequence to represent the inferred CDS: inserted 1 base in 1 codon), with protein sequence MREADQSGLQAQPLGIPRDPRLVMRLNLTPGQRDSTSSSPLSAPDPLPLSLQRRNRALGNPGAVESQLSFVAQEAQKFSQPRDKEREVKPAHGDKKVNITSEQYRQAQNDHQPRAMGLAGCRGVSLGRWWSPCSELCLEVTKSVLVQKAKTAEQAGTESQDGDDVAAAGKAAMPQGHAPPTEDSNLPSASYKNMVGACHSSWILISNTEQGTGRNEKQQMGKEYRXKTEAELLDICNEVPERLGRSLIPHATQPESKVFCLKMKGDHFRYLSGVSSGDNKQTTLLNSCYGKSGTPNGGTSRSRSRRT encoded by the exons ATGAGAGAGGCGGATCAGTCTGGGCTCCAAGCGCAGCCTCTCGGAATTCCCCGGGACCCACGGCTTGTAATGCGCTTAAATCTCACGCCTGGCCAGAGAGACAGCACGTCATCATCACCGCTCAGCGCTCCTGACCCGCTCCCACTCTCGCTGCAGCGGAGG AACAGAGCCCTGGGGAACCCAGGAGCTGTGGAAAGCCAGCTCTCCTTTGTGGCCCAGGAAGCACAGAAATTCAGCCAgccaagagacaaagaaagagaagtaaaGCCAGCACATGGAGATAAGAAAGTGAACATAACTTCAGAGCAGTATCGCCAGGCCCA GAATGACCATCAGCCCAGAGCCATGGGGCTTGCTGGATGTAGGG GAGTCAGTTTGGGAAGGTGGTGGTCACCATGCTCAGAGCTGTGCTTGGAAGTGACAAAAAGTGTGCTGGTACAGAAGGCCAAGACCGCTGAGCAGGCTGGTACAGAAAGCCAAGACGGTGATGATGTGGCTGCAGCTGGGAAGGCAGCCATGCCACAGGGGCATGCACCCCCAACTGAAGACAGCAATCTGCCCTCTGCCTCCTACAAGAACATGGTGGGTGCCTGCCATTCTTCCTGGATTCTCATCTCCAACACTGAGCAGGGAACAGGGAGGAACGAGAAGCAGCAGATGGGCAAAGAGTACC ggaagacagaggcagagctgctggACATCTGCAATGAGGTTCCAGAGCGGTTGGGCAGGTCTCTTATTCCCCATGCTACACAACCTGAAAGCAAGGTGTTCTGCTTGAAAATGAAGGGAGATCATTTCAGGTATCTTTCTGGGGTGTCGTCTGGAGACAATAAACAAACTACTCTGTTGAACTCCTGTTACGGGAAGTCAGgaaccccaaatggagggaccagcCGAAGCcgcagcagaagaacataa
- the LOC115893880 gene encoding rabphilin-3A-like: MVPSAGTLAASDLSDRVSPAKPLGACLQLRAQTAQTALREPREAVRRAPAAQPSDLSDRVSPAEPLGGRLQLSARGDSGSRSQARLAGRGRLQLERRRSCLAGSPRLSRDVRESQARSPSGLRVRVAVIPARLLLRREIRAADRSPPQPPGMGLGSGSCPGAAAAGKLPDLAADKATSSPGSARLGAPTSLRAASQLLSAGQRAGKPGAAGTWGWKPHLPTATASRTCHPGGALALEKQQARSSCSCTPAATRPGAGGSWKAASSHGSCGPRTRGAASIALTPRVWSTLSTLEAAGLERGSQRWPREDWHAGLRVPHAGPAAPHLSAAAGIPAAAPRVGCWDPGVLAGRTSASCLGPCSPSCC; this comes from the exons ATGGTG CCTTCAGCAGGGACACTCGCAGCCTCCGACCTCTCAGACCGAGTGAGCCCCGCCAAGCCGTTGGGCGCGTGCCTGCAGCTCCGCGCTCAAACCGCTCAGACCGC GCTGAGGGAGCCCCGCGAGGCCGTTAGGCGGGCGCCTGCAGCTCAGCCCTCCGACCTCTCAGACCGCGTGAGCCCCGCGGAGCCATTAGGCGGACGCCTGCAGCTCAGCGCCCGCGGAGACTCCGGAAGCCGCTCCCAAGCCCGCCTGGCCGGAAGGGGGCGGCTGCAGCTCGAGCGCAGGCGCAGCTGCCTTGCGGGTTCTCCTAGGCTCTCGCGGGACGTCCGGGAATCGCAGGCGCGAAGCCCGTCCGGCCTGAGGGTCCGCGTGGCCGTGATTCCTGCCCGGCTCCTTCTCCGAAGAGAGATCCGGGCCGCTGACAGGAGCCCTCCGCAGCCACCAGGGATGGGGTTGGGATCCGGTTCCTGCCCTGGTGCAGCCGCCGCCGGCAAACTGCCTGACTTGGCAGCAGACAAGGCGACTTCTAGCCCCGGTTCTGCGAGGCTGGGAGCGCCAACCAGCTTGAGAGCTGCCAGTCAGCTGTTGTCAGCAG GACAGCGGGCTGGGAAGCCAGGGGCCGCCGGGACCTGGGGCTGGAAGCCGCATCTGCCCACAGCCACAGCCTCCCGCACCTGTCATCCTGGCGGCGCCCTGGCGTTGGAGAAGCAGCAGGCGCGGAGCTCCTGCAGCTGCACCCCTGCAGCAACCCGTCCCGGCGCAGGAGGCAGTTGGAAGGCCGCCTCCTCGCACGGCTCCTGCGGCCCCAGGACCAGGGGTGCGGCCAGCATCGCCCTCACGCCCCGCGTCTGGTCGACATTGTCCACCCTGGAGGCGGCTGGACTTGAGCGAGGCTCGCAGCGATGGCCCCGCGAAGACTGGCATGCAGGGCTCAGGGTCCCGCACGCTGGCCCTGCCGCACCGCACCTTTCAGCAGCAGCTGGAATTCCTGCAGCAGCGCCTCGGGTGGGATGCTGGGACCCGGGGGTCCTGGCAGGCAGAACTTCAGCTTCTTGTCTTGGCCCCTGCTCCCCTTCTTGTTGTTAA